A stretch of DNA from Anopheles ziemanni chromosome 3, idAnoZiCoDA_A2_x.2, whole genome shotgun sequence:
gcaaaatctGAAAAAGTCACGCCGCGTTAAGCACTTCAAGGAGAAACATCTGAAGCAGAAGAAAGGCTTTAACAAACATAGATTAGCCGGCCGTGGAGAAACGAGCAGACAGAGACGCAGTAACGATGATTAGAATAACTAGTGCGCATGGAATAAAGGGAAAGTGAACACAAGAACAATCGCTTGAAGTGTACTTAGTAAATCATaagtatatttttttccattccgaaGCTTCTTATGATTTCATGGATTCACTTCCGAGGGACAATTTCGGGTTACACCGGCACAATTGTGCACCTCGCTCGCTGCTTCACCACTCAGTATgcacagaacaaaacaacgGAATCGTTTTACGCCACCGGATCGTCACCCTTGGTGGTGCGGGTGTAGATGACCTGGGCGTGATGCTGGACGACCTGCTTGATGAGCCCCTTAACGCACAGCTCACGCAGTCCTCGCTTGGCCAGCGAACCACGGATCTTCAGCCTTTCCGACACGACCGACGGGGTGATCAGCTTGTAGGCGGGAACCTCCTTGTACAGTTTTTCGTACGTGGCCTTATCGAACAGGACCTGGTTGTTGAGCTTGTCGCGAACCTTTCCTTTCGaccacttcttcttcttggccttGCCTCCGGATCCtccttccttcttcttctgggTCTTTTGCGGCTGTTTCGCCGATCCCTTGGTATCCTTCTTCGGAGGCTAAAAGAAGAGCAGAATAGTAAACACACATCAGTAGGCTATTAGCACCAGTTGGTTGGCGAAGACATTGTTGTGCGGCGAGTCAATTCATTGCAATTCTGTGCGTGAGGAATATGCCTTTCATCGAGGTTGTATACACAAATACCACCCCGCATGAAGCTCGCGTCACAGAACCAGGCTGGCATTAATTCGCGTTCAAGTACGTTTCCACTGCTCATTCACTTTGAAGAAGCAGCCGGACGAAGGGTAGCTTCATTTTATCACAAGAAAAGACTCCCGGCACAACCAAAACATCGAATTTAGTCGAAATCTTTATTGATTCCAACTTACCATTTTGAAGTATGGACTCGAAAAGACCGTCCACTGTCGTCGCCAATTGATTGAAAGGAGGAAGCTCAGAAACGCAGTCAAGAACGCGCATGTACAACTGTCAAATTTCACACGTCAGTTTAATCGATGCGTTCCCCGATGGAATTCTGTAAATAATCTTAAAATACAACGTTTCATGCCGGTATgttacttaaaaagtagtaaatattttgcttatgattttgcatatttattcaaattttattttggttaTAATTTGCAGTTTGagctattttcatttttctaaaacTTAACGAAATAAAAGTGTGCGTTTTTGGTGAAACGCAGACTCG
This window harbors:
- the LOC131289624 gene encoding small ribosomal subunit protein eS25, with amino-acid sequence MPPKKDTKGSAKQPQKTQKKKEGGSGGKAKKKKWSKGKVRDKLNNQVLFDKATYEKLYKEVPAYKLITPSVVSERLKIRGSLAKRGLRELCVKGLIKQVVQHHAQVIYTRTTKGDDPVA